One genomic region from Puniceicoccaceae bacterium encodes:
- a CDS encoding acylneuraminate cytidylyltransferase family protein, translated as MTVLEKRILAIIPARGGSKGIPGKNTLSVGGKPMIAHTIGPALQALQEGAVQELIVSTDDEGIAAIARQWGAPVPFLRPPSLAGDRSRSIDYVLHALDYFAAERGQAFDAVLILQPTSPLRRAEHIVEAVAQFRSATEPSLISCFQEPSLLPTILYFHEEGHAVPLAAQHNTGSARQDVSPLYVRNGAIYLCDVDYLRQHGKLVSDRPLLFEMSKAQSVNLDSAEDLETLRSYFDRQLHSPENL; from the coding sequence ATGACTGTTTTGGAAAAACGCATTCTCGCGATTATCCCGGCACGCGGTGGTTCGAAAGGTATTCCAGGCAAGAATACGCTTAGCGTGGGTGGAAAGCCGATGATTGCCCATACAATCGGACCTGCTCTTCAAGCTTTGCAGGAAGGGGCAGTTCAGGAACTCATCGTATCGACAGATGATGAAGGCATTGCAGCCATCGCAAGGCAGTGGGGTGCACCAGTGCCGTTTCTGCGTCCACCAAGTCTGGCGGGTGATCGCTCACGCAGCATCGATTATGTCTTGCATGCATTGGATTATTTCGCGGCTGAACGCGGACAGGCCTTTGATGCGGTTTTGATTTTACAGCCGACTTCACCCTTGCGTCGTGCGGAGCACATTGTCGAAGCCGTGGCTCAATTTCGTTCGGCAACGGAGCCATCCTTGATCAGTTGCTTTCAGGAACCCTCGCTGCTTCCGACCATTCTATATTTCCATGAAGAAGGGCATGCTGTGCCGTTGGCTGCACAACATAATACCGGTTCGGCACGGCAGGACGTTTCACCGCTCTATGTGCGCAACGGAGCCATCTATCTGTGCGATGTCGATTACCTTCGACAGCATGGAAAACTCGTTTCAGACCGTCCGCTCCTGTTTGAAATGTCAAAAGCCCAGTCGGTCAACCTCGATTCCGCGGAAGATCTCGAAACCTTGAGGAGTTACTTTGACAGGCAACTCCATTCACCTGAGAACTTGTGA
- a CDS encoding N-acetylneuraminate synthase family protein gives MTFQDVFNGSVSRPLIIAEIAQAHDGSLGMAHSYIDLAAECGVHAIKFQTHFADEESTEREAWRVKFSYEDDRRIDYWRRMEFSEPQWHGLKAHCDEAGLIFLSSAFSERAFQLLLDLGVPAWKVASGELNHTPLLDRMLSTDLPILLSSGMSGWTQLDELLAKIQSAGNPVALFQCTSSYPTPMDQVGLNVISELSERYQVPVGLSDHSGEIYPCLAAQILGARLLEVHLTFDKRMFGPDAKASLEPGQLKELVRASELLAQMMEQPINKDALAQSFVPQMQMFSRSLVATRDLPAGHQLTAEDLCAKKPGGGMEPALYRSLIGRTLVRSRARDEAFEPADFE, from the coding sequence ATGACCTTTCAAGACGTTTTCAACGGTAGCGTATCGCGACCCCTGATCATTGCCGAAATTGCTCAGGCACATGATGGTTCGTTGGGCATGGCTCACAGCTACATCGATCTGGCGGCCGAATGCGGAGTGCATGCGATCAAGTTCCAGACCCATTTTGCGGACGAGGAAAGCACGGAACGGGAAGCCTGGCGGGTGAAATTCAGCTATGAGGATGATCGACGTATCGATTACTGGCGACGCATGGAGTTTTCCGAACCGCAATGGCACGGACTCAAAGCCCACTGTGATGAGGCCGGACTGATCTTTCTCAGTTCCGCATTCAGTGAACGGGCATTTCAACTGTTGTTGGATCTCGGGGTTCCTGCATGGAAAGTGGCTTCGGGTGAGCTGAACCACACACCACTGTTGGATCGCATGCTGTCTACCGACCTTCCAATTCTGCTCTCCTCAGGCATGAGTGGATGGACGCAACTGGATGAGTTGCTCGCTAAGATTCAATCAGCGGGCAATCCTGTTGCCCTCTTTCAGTGCACCAGCAGTTATCCTACACCGATGGATCAGGTGGGACTCAATGTCATCAGCGAGCTGAGCGAGCGCTATCAAGTTCCGGTGGGTCTATCGGATCATTCCGGAGAAATCTACCCCTGCCTGGCGGCTCAGATTCTGGGTGCCCGGCTTCTGGAAGTGCACCTGACCTTCGACAAACGCATGTTTGGGCCGGATGCGAAAGCCAGTCTGGAACCGGGGCAGCTCAAGGAACTGGTTCGGGCGAGTGAGTTGCTCGCTCAGATGATGGAGCAGCCCATCAACAAAGATGCGCTTGCTCAAAGCTTTGTCCCGCAAATGCAGATGTTCTCCCGCAGCCTGGTTGCAACGCGCGACTTGCCTGCCGGACACCAGCTCACGGCCGAAGATCTATGTGCGAAAAAGCCGGGCGGAGGCATGGAGCCAGCCCTCTACCGTTCACTGATTGGCCGAACGCTCGTGCGTTCCCGAGCGAGGGATGAAGCCTTTGAACCCGCTGATTTTGAGTAG
- the neuC gene encoding UDP-N-acetylglucosamine 2-epimerase, producing MNKRKICVVVTARPSYSRIRSALSAIVAHPGLELQLVVTSSALLDRYGKAIDVIRKDGFVPTATVFNVLEGEDPRSMAKTTGLGIIELSSVLDSLSPDVVVSIADRYETMATAIAASYMNIPLCHVQGGEVTGSIDEKVRHAITKLSDLHLVSNEHARERLIKMGERSESIHVTGCPSIDIAADAVAGDFDTLSIIERYPSLGGTVDFAMGYQVVLQHPVTTEYQKARKQITQTLEAVEASNIPTLWFWPNVDAGADGTSKGIRSFREHGRGKNIRYFKNMEPADFLRVLKGSQCIIGNSSVAIRECSFLGVPAINIGSRQQGRDRGSNVIDVEHDSAKILEAIRSHGKMRMGSCDTLYGNGRSGVKIAECLSEAKLSFAKRLTY from the coding sequence ATGAATAAACGCAAAATATGTGTGGTGGTTACCGCGCGGCCAAGCTATTCGCGAATCCGTTCGGCACTGAGCGCGATCGTTGCGCACCCAGGCTTGGAGTTGCAGCTGGTGGTGACTTCTTCGGCTTTACTTGACCGTTATGGCAAGGCAATTGATGTCATTCGAAAGGATGGTTTTGTTCCTACAGCGACAGTGTTCAATGTGCTCGAGGGTGAAGATCCCAGGAGCATGGCGAAGACGACGGGTTTGGGCATCATCGAGCTTTCGAGTGTGCTCGACTCTCTATCGCCTGATGTGGTGGTCTCGATTGCGGATCGCTACGAAACGATGGCAACTGCGATCGCGGCTTCCTACATGAACATCCCGCTCTGCCATGTGCAGGGAGGGGAGGTGACTGGATCGATTGATGAAAAGGTGCGCCATGCCATCACGAAGTTGTCGGATCTTCACCTGGTGTCGAACGAACATGCACGGGAGCGGCTCATCAAGATGGGAGAGCGCAGCGAGTCAATCCATGTTACGGGATGCCCCTCCATCGACATTGCTGCGGATGCGGTAGCAGGTGATTTTGATACGCTTTCGATCATTGAACGCTACCCCAGTCTTGGAGGCACCGTTGATTTCGCAATGGGCTATCAGGTGGTGCTCCAGCATCCCGTTACAACGGAATACCAAAAAGCGAGAAAACAGATCACACAGACACTTGAAGCGGTGGAAGCTTCAAACATTCCCACCTTATGGTTTTGGCCCAATGTTGACGCAGGCGCAGATGGTACTTCGAAGGGTATCCGATCCTTTCGAGAGCATGGGCGTGGCAAGAATATCCGTTACTTCAAAAACATGGAGCCTGCCGATTTTCTGAGGGTGCTGAAAGGGTCTCAATGCATCATCGGGAATTCCAGTGTAGCGATTCGTGAGTGTTCGTTCCTCGGTGTTCCAGCCATCAATATTGGTAGCCGCCAGCAAGGGAGAGATCGAGGATCGAATGTGATTGATGTTGAACATGACAGCGCCAAAATCCTTGAAGCCATTCGATCCCATGGAAAAATGCGGATGGGGAGCTGCGATACGTTGTATGGCAATGGCAGATCTGGAGTGAAGATCGCCGAGTGTTTGAGTGAAGCAAAGCTTAGCTTTGCAAAACGGTTGACCTACTGA
- a CDS encoding NAD(P)-dependent oxidoreductase yields MNTLILESNEYSNEALSSYRSLGNVFCLEGPLHDFSESDAEAISILVIRLKYRMDRALLNRFPNLKFIVSPTTGLDHIDLPLVQQRGIKVISLKGETAYLDRIVATAELTWGLILALNRKIPQAHADVLKARWNRDPFVGFDLRGKVLGILGFGRLGRQIAGYGKAFGMQVMVHDIAPILSTDPIISVVSRDEVLRDADVLTLHLPLDSTTERSLTRECLRKMKPSAILINTSRGAIVDEQALLAALQENTIRGAALDVLADELRFDESSLKTHPLLQYARSHSNLILTPHIGGASADAMRQTEVFVAQKLLHCLNEC; encoded by the coding sequence ATGAACACATTGATTCTTGAGTCGAACGAGTATTCCAACGAGGCACTCTCCAGCTATCGTTCGTTGGGCAACGTCTTCTGTCTGGAGGGTCCATTGCATGATTTTTCTGAAAGTGATGCCGAGGCCATATCGATTTTAGTAATTCGCCTGAAATACCGTATGGATCGCGCGTTGCTCAATCGTTTCCCGAATCTGAAGTTCATCGTATCTCCCACAACAGGACTGGATCATATTGATTTACCACTTGTGCAGCAGAGAGGGATAAAGGTCATCTCGCTCAAGGGAGAGACTGCCTATTTGGATCGCATTGTTGCGACGGCAGAATTGACGTGGGGTCTTATACTGGCGTTGAATCGTAAAATACCCCAAGCACATGCGGATGTGCTGAAAGCTCGATGGAATCGCGACCCATTTGTCGGTTTTGATCTGAGAGGAAAAGTGCTGGGGATCCTCGGGTTCGGGCGATTGGGGCGCCAGATTGCAGGCTACGGTAAGGCTTTTGGAATGCAAGTTATGGTTCACGACATTGCTCCCATTTTGAGTACAGATCCGATCATCTCCGTGGTCAGTAGGGATGAGGTGTTGCGTGATGCGGATGTACTGACTCTTCATCTGCCTTTGGACTCCACAACGGAACGGTCTCTCACCCGAGAGTGTTTGAGAAAGATGAAACCTTCGGCGATTCTCATCAACACGTCCAGAGGGGCTATTGTTGATGAGCAGGCCTTGCTTGCAGCATTGCAAGAAAATACCATTAGAGGCGCAGCATTGGATGTGTTAGCCGATGAGTTGCGGTTTGATGAATCATCTCTGAAGACTCATCCATTGTTACAGTATGCCAGGTCGCACTCGAATCTGATTTTGACTCCGCATATCGGAGGTGCAAGTGCAGATGCGATGCGTCAAACCGAAGTCTTTGTGGCACAGAAACTATTGCATTGTTTGAATGAGTGTTGA